In Halorussus limi, a genomic segment contains:
- a CDS encoding DNA methyltransferase, whose amino-acid sequence MKTFRSFEYTHEKELPTGHTNEIRAPEALVEEFLTEYSSPGDRVLDIFAGYGTTLTVAEQLDRIPYGLEYEPERASYIKEQIQHSDNVRQGDVLELDPSWFPACDCCYTSPPFMVQSDHRNPLQNYSGESTYKEYLDDLETAFTRLESVLTSNATVIVDVTNMKFEGRVTPLAWDVAKRVSNVFHFEGETVITWKSTANDGEESFGYGYDHSYCHIFTTGDE is encoded by the coding sequence ATGAAAACTTTTCGCTCGTTTGAATACACACATGAGAAGGAGTTACCGACGGGTCACACTAACGAGATTCGTGCTCCAGAGGCTCTTGTTGAGGAGTTTTTAACGGAGTATTCCAGCCCCGGAGATCGAGTCCTCGATATTTTCGCCGGATACGGAACGACTCTCACGGTTGCAGAGCAATTAGACCGAATTCCGTATGGTCTTGAGTACGAACCCGAACGCGCCTCCTATATTAAGGAACAAATCCAACATTCTGACAACGTTCGTCAAGGAGACGTTCTCGAATTAGACCCTTCGTGGTTCCCGGCCTGCGACTGTTGTTACACCTCACCGCCATTTATGGTGCAGTCAGATCACCGCAATCCCTTGCAGAATTACAGCGGAGAAAGTACGTACAAGGAGTACCTCGACGACCTCGAAACTGCGTTCACTCGTCTCGAATCAGTACTAACGTCCAATGCGACCGTCATCGTTGATGTTACAAATATGAAATTTGAAGGACGGGTGACTCCCTTGGCGTGGGATGTCGCCAAACGTGTCTCGAACGTCTTTCACTTCGAAGGAGAAACGGTAATCACCTGGAAGAGTACCGCCAACGACGGGGAGGAATCCTTTGGCTACGGCTACGACCACTCCTACTGTCACATATTTACGACCGGCGATGAGTGA
- the pyrF gene encoding orotidine-5'-phosphate decarboxylase codes for MTVFDRLRERTRRTEGLLAVGLNPDRSRLPDDCREYDYPRRAFTRRIVDATHDSVAAYTVNPAYYADAEGWTALAETVAYARGRGVPVVLDGKYADLPDPSADLLDRVDAVTVSPYLGRAALRPAFDSDLGVFVTCRTPNPGAADLQDQRIATGENEGQACATGEKDFGDAGDEGDDESDGESDAEEPTLADGVADLAASWAADARADVGLLVGGSSDDLQRLRERAPDLPFLAVGGARNDPEVAAHVAPDGGANEAVGLVEATREVLYAGETAGRSRTPGRDDHAAAAGQSARRLARQLNRHRE; via the coding sequence ATGACCGTCTTCGACCGCCTCCGCGAGCGAACCCGGCGGACGGAGGGCCTGCTGGCGGTGGGCCTGAACCCCGACCGCTCGCGGCTTCCCGACGACTGCCGGGAGTACGACTACCCCCGGCGGGCGTTCACGCGCCGAATCGTGGACGCGACCCACGACAGTGTCGCCGCCTACACCGTCAACCCGGCGTACTACGCCGACGCGGAGGGGTGGACCGCGCTGGCCGAGACCGTCGCCTACGCTCGGGGCCGGGGCGTCCCGGTCGTCCTCGACGGCAAGTACGCCGACCTGCCCGACCCGAGCGCCGACCTCCTCGACCGGGTGGACGCCGTGACGGTCTCGCCGTATCTCGGCCGCGCCGCCCTCCGGCCCGCGTTCGACTCGGACCTCGGGGTCTTCGTGACCTGCCGGACGCCAAACCCGGGCGCGGCGGACCTGCAGGACCAGCGGATTGCGACCGGGGAAAACGAGGGGCAAGCCTGCGCCACCGGTGAGAAAGACTTCGGCGACGCCGGAGACGAGGGCGACGACGAGAGCGACGGGGAATCTGACGCCGAAGAGCCGACGCTGGCCGACGGCGTCGCAGACCTCGCGGCGTCGTGGGCCGCCGACGCGCGTGCCGACGTGGGCCTGCTGGTCGGCGGGTCGAGCGACGACCTCCAGCGACTCCGGGAGCGCGCGCCCGACCTGCCGTTCCTCGCGGTCGGCGGCGCTCGCAACGACCCCGAAGTCGCGGCGCACGTCGCGCCCGACGGCGGCGCGAACGAAGCCGTCGGACTGGTCGAAGCCACCCGAGAAGTCCTCTACGCGGGCGAGACCGCCGGTCGCAGTCGGACGCCCGGGCGGGACGACCACGCCGCGGCGGCGGGCCAGTCGGCCCGCCGACTCGCCCGTCAACTGAACCGCCACCGGGAGTGA
- a CDS encoding HAD family hydrolase — MTLSAVVFDFDYTLTVPDRPRQAVLDDATEEVSAPDLSREEYLEAHSRHLDSPDRVPIFADILPEGDDTDPEELAAAYREKVADSLVSVDGVAGLLADLREEYALGLLTNGPTDAQQSKLDRFDWVDNFDAVVITGDLDAGKPDERAFEAVLADLGVESEDAVYVGDDPEADVEGAKNAGMYAVQVVFDDGPDPHPDADAHVSRDALATELPEVLKTL; from the coding sequence ATGACTCTCTCCGCCGTCGTCTTCGACTTCGACTACACGCTGACGGTACCCGACCGGCCCCGACAGGCCGTGCTGGACGACGCCACTGAGGAGGTCAGCGCCCCCGACCTATCCCGCGAGGAATATCTCGAAGCTCACTCCCGGCACCTCGATAGCCCCGACCGAGTGCCCATCTTCGCCGACATCCTCCCCGAGGGCGACGACACCGACCCCGAGGAGTTGGCCGCGGCCTACCGCGAGAAGGTCGCCGACTCGCTGGTGTCGGTCGACGGCGTGGCGGGTCTGCTCGCGGACCTCCGGGAGGAGTACGCGCTCGGCTTGCTCACGAACGGGCCGACCGACGCCCAGCAGAGCAAACTCGACCGCTTCGACTGGGTGGACAACTTCGACGCGGTCGTCATCACGGGCGACCTCGACGCCGGAAAGCCCGACGAGCGCGCCTTCGAGGCCGTCCTCGCGGACCTCGGCGTCGAATCCGAGGACGCGGTCTACGTCGGCGACGACCCCGAGGCCGACGTAGAGGGCGCGAAAAACGCCGGCATGTACGCGGTGCAAGTCGTCTTCGACGACGGTCCCGACCCGCATCCCGACGCCGACGCCCACGTCTCGCGCGACGCGCTGGCGACCGAGTTGCCGGAGGTACTGAAGACCCTATAA
- a CDS encoding DUF2240 family protein has translation MSLRSAVAAPFQQKGRESMPESEFVVALSLDRDWFSPDQAERLVDVATGQGLLAREDGEVVAEFDPSEAEIPEEFVPDESILQEQSTFEKLLDKVVSAGTDKQTAVAEINDLQGRLGVTIEAAAVVYARRRGVDASAEAAEAREELKGE, from the coding sequence ATGAGCCTCCGAAGTGCAGTCGCCGCTCCGTTCCAGCAGAAGGGCCGCGAGTCGATGCCCGAGAGCGAGTTCGTCGTCGCGCTGTCGCTGGACCGCGACTGGTTCTCGCCCGACCAAGCCGAGCGACTCGTGGACGTAGCGACCGGACAGGGCCTGCTCGCCCGGGAGGACGGCGAAGTCGTCGCCGAGTTCGACCCGAGCGAGGCCGAGATTCCCGAGGAGTTCGTCCCCGACGAGTCCATCCTGCAGGAGCAGTCCACCTTCGAGAAACTGCTCGACAAGGTGGTCTCGGCCGGGACCGACAAGCAGACCGCGGTGGCCGAAATCAACGACCTGCAGGGTCGCCTCGGCGTGACCATCGAGGCCGCCGCGGTGGTCTACGCCCGGCGGCGCGGCGTGGACGCCAGCGCGGAGGCCGCCGAGGCCCGCGAGGAACTGAAAGGCGAGTAG
- a CDS encoding HFX_2341 family transcriptional regulator translates to MQTHIVPVGFDYDRLIAPLVRDQLDVDRVILLEGAVGSEANVEYSRNLSQRLEQDFRNLLGATTERVVVADVYDYDAAFEQAYDLINAELDEGREVWVNISAMPRTVSFAFATAAHSVMVEREEDREKIHTYYTAPEKYLETELAEELRRQMDLLEDLSGEVEDDRIEERLGSARDLLSEFDERGTTIGAKEIDGDHIVELPVALFSNVKPFEEVILFKLGEEGEFESVSELAEALARELNEEYTDSFRSKVIYNVDRLGPGGKGYIEQEEHGKSYRTRLSRIGELWVRAHANGD, encoded by the coding sequence ATGCAGACCCACATCGTCCCGGTCGGATTCGACTACGACCGGCTCATCGCGCCGCTCGTGCGCGACCAGTTGGACGTGGACCGCGTCATCCTGCTGGAGGGCGCGGTCGGGAGCGAGGCCAACGTCGAGTACTCCCGGAACCTCTCCCAGAGGTTGGAGCAGGACTTCCGGAACCTGCTCGGGGCGACCACCGAGCGCGTCGTGGTCGCGGACGTGTACGACTACGACGCCGCCTTCGAGCAGGCCTACGACCTCATCAACGCCGAACTGGACGAAGGCCGGGAAGTCTGGGTCAACATCTCCGCGATGCCCCGGACCGTCAGCTTCGCGTTCGCCACCGCGGCCCACTCCGTGATGGTCGAACGCGAGGAGGACCGCGAGAAGATTCACACCTACTACACCGCCCCGGAGAAGTACCTCGAAACCGAACTCGCCGAGGAGCTTCGCCGTCAGATGGACCTGCTCGAGGACCTCTCCGGAGAGGTCGAGGACGACCGCATCGAGGAGCGACTCGGGAGCGCCCGCGACCTGCTCTCGGAGTTCGACGAGCGCGGCACCACCATCGGCGCGAAGGAAATCGACGGCGACCACATCGTGGAACTCCCCGTCGCGCTGTTCTCGAACGTCAAGCCCTTCGAGGAGGTCATCCTGTTCAAACTCGGCGAGGAGGGCGAGTTCGAGTCGGTCTCGGAACTCGCGGAAGCCCTCGCTCGCGAACTGAACGAGGAGTACACCGACAGCTTCCGGTCGAAGGTCATCTACAACGTCGATAGGTTGGGACCGGGCGGCAAGGGGTACATCGAGCAGGAGGAACACGGGAAGTCCTACCGAACGCGCCTGTCGAGAATCGGAGAGCTGTGGGTCCGAGCGCACGCAAACGGCGATTGA
- a CDS encoding FRG domain-containing protein, whose product MNEIRVRSWEHLQSLLFEDEQNEDLGRYRSPYVFRGQSDVEYDLRTSLIRLIEEQDEDADTPPVEKYENIESHLLRNFSKYAYQDVPTQSVWHLLSVAQHHGLPTRLLDWTFSPLVAAHFTTENTEKFDSEGVIWRVNQRKAHEQLPDVLSHVLKEEQSSIFTVDMLDGAVPSIVEEKERVRDIRREMEPEIRKSKSMEEKRREWEKQFTVDPESISFPSVQDSLREFDELGHFALFFEPPSLDERIINQSALFSVMPSPNAKLDEWLEDNPGVGDKIIIPADLKPQIRDYLDQANITERVLFPGLDGLADWLKRYYTPKHKWESLTPDE is encoded by the coding sequence ATGAACGAGATTCGGGTCAGAAGCTGGGAGCACCTCCAGTCGCTCCTCTTCGAAGACGAGCAGAACGAGGACCTCGGGCGGTATCGTTCGCCGTACGTCTTCCGAGGCCAGTCGGACGTCGAGTACGACCTCCGGACCTCGCTGATTCGACTCATCGAGGAACAGGACGAGGATGCGGACACTCCTCCAGTCGAGAAGTACGAGAATATCGAAAGCCACCTGCTCCGGAATTTCAGCAAGTACGCGTATCAGGATGTTCCAACTCAGTCTGTATGGCACCTCCTTTCGGTAGCACAACACCACGGGCTTCCAACACGGTTACTCGATTGGACGTTCTCGCCTCTCGTCGCTGCACACTTCACAACGGAGAATACAGAGAAATTCGATTCAGAAGGAGTCATCTGGCGAGTAAATCAGAGAAAGGCTCACGAGCAACTTCCGGACGTGCTGTCTCACGTTCTCAAAGAGGAGCAATCGAGCATCTTCACGGTAGATATGTTGGACGGGGCAGTCCCGTCAATCGTTGAGGAGAAAGAAAGAGTCCGTGATATTAGACGAGAGATGGAACCCGAGATTCGGAAGTCTAAATCGATGGAGGAGAAGCGGAGGGAGTGGGAAAAACAATTTACGGTCGATCCGGAGTCAATCTCCTTCCCGAGCGTTCAGGATTCACTTAGAGAATTCGATGAACTGGGGCACTTCGCTCTCTTTTTCGAACCGCCGTCCCTTGACGAACGAATAATTAATCAATCTGCACTCTTCTCAGTGATGCCAAGTCCGAACGCGAAGTTAGATGAGTGGCTTGAGGACAATCCCGGAGTCGGGGACAAAATAATCATCCCAGCTGATTTGAAACCACAGATCCGGGATTATTTAGACCAAGCAAACATCACTGAGCGAGTTCTGTTCCCCGGACTTGACGGACTTGCGGACTGGCTCAAACGGTACTATACGCCGAAACACAAGTGGGAATCATTGACGCCGGACGAATGA
- a CDS encoding DUF1405 domain-containing protein, with protein MLPDRADLPRYLAPLPESLEDFALRFAWVIVAVNLAGTAFGFWYYGFHPLPLSDPLITWQFAVEPPVMWPFVPDSPIATLFIAASLALWKLGRNSEVVNALAFFGCLKLGLWTPFTLLAFMEGFSYNSVLMYNFLFWSHLGMVAEAFLIHRYSDFPVGAVLVAVVWYGFNDVVDYFLPVVGTPHHTALPGQEALVEGFSHPSPTHEIAAAGAVVITVAATFLALATRVKKLEART; from the coding sequence ATGCTTCCGGACCGCGCCGACCTGCCGCGGTATCTCGCGCCCCTCCCGGAGTCGCTGGAGGACTTCGCGCTTCGGTTCGCGTGGGTCATCGTCGCAGTCAATCTCGCCGGGACCGCGTTCGGCTTCTGGTACTACGGCTTCCATCCGCTCCCGCTCTCGGACCCGCTGATAACGTGGCAGTTCGCGGTCGAACCGCCGGTGATGTGGCCGTTCGTCCCCGACAGCCCGATTGCCACGCTATTCATCGCGGCCAGTCTCGCGCTCTGGAAACTCGGTCGCAACTCCGAGGTCGTCAACGCCTTGGCCTTCTTCGGCTGTCTCAAACTCGGTCTCTGGACGCCGTTCACCCTGTTGGCGTTCATGGAGGGCTTCTCGTACAACTCGGTGCTGATGTACAACTTCCTGTTCTGGAGCCACCTCGGCATGGTCGCCGAGGCGTTCCTGATTCATCGGTACAGCGACTTCCCGGTCGGCGCGGTGCTGGTCGCGGTGGTCTGGTACGGGTTCAACGACGTGGTGGACTACTTCCTCCCCGTCGTCGGTACACCCCACCACACCGCGCTGCCCGGTCAGGAGGCGCTGGTCGAGGGGTTCTCCCACCCCTCGCCGACCCACGAAATCGCGGCGGCCGGAGCGGTCGTGATAACCGTCGCAGCGACGTTTCTCGCGCTGGCGACGCGGGTGAAGAAGTTGGAAGCGAGAACGTAG
- the pdxS gene encoding pyridoxal 5'-phosphate synthase lyase subunit PdxS, giving the protein MAEQTDIEELKRGSELVKRGFAQMQKGGVIMDVVNREQARIAEDAGAVAVMALEAVPADIRKRGGVARMADPADVEEIIDEVSIPVMGKSRIGHAKEAQILEAVGVDMIDESEVLTPADDKYHIDKREFTSPFVCGARNLGEALRRIEEGAAMIRTKGEAGTGDVNQAVHHQRNIKGAIREIEGMTKEEREAFARDIEAPAHLVHETAEEGRLPVVNFAAGGIATPADAALMMHHGCDGIFVGSGIFGAEDPEAMADAIVEATNNWDDPERLAAISKDIGSGMKGEANADLPDEEKLQGRGN; this is encoded by the coding sequence ATGGCCGAACAGACAGACATCGAGGAGCTAAAGCGAGGCAGCGAACTCGTCAAGCGCGGGTTCGCGCAGATGCAGAAGGGCGGAGTCATCATGGACGTGGTGAACCGCGAGCAGGCCCGCATCGCCGAGGACGCGGGCGCCGTCGCGGTGATGGCGCTCGAAGCCGTCCCGGCCGACATCCGCAAGCGCGGCGGCGTCGCGCGGATGGCCGACCCCGCCGACGTCGAGGAGATAATCGACGAGGTGTCCATCCCGGTGATGGGCAAGTCCCGCATCGGTCACGCCAAGGAGGCCCAGATTCTGGAGGCCGTCGGCGTGGACATGATAGACGAGTCGGAGGTCCTGACGCCCGCGGACGACAAGTATCACATCGACAAGCGCGAGTTCACCTCGCCGTTCGTCTGCGGCGCGCGAAACCTCGGCGAGGCCCTGCGCCGCATCGAGGAAGGCGCGGCGATGATTCGCACGAAGGGCGAGGCGGGCACCGGCGACGTGAATCAGGCGGTTCACCATCAGCGCAACATCAAGGGCGCGATTCGCGAAATCGAGGGCATGACCAAGGAGGAGCGCGAGGCGTTCGCTCGCGACATCGAGGCGCCCGCCCACCTCGTCCACGAGACGGCCGAGGAGGGTCGCCTGCCAGTCGTCAACTTCGCGGCGGGCGGCATCGCCACGCCCGCGGACGCCGCGCTGATGATGCACCACGGCTGTGACGGTATCTTCGTCGGGTCGGGCATCTTCGGCGCGGAGGACCCCGAGGCGATGGCCGACGCCATCGTGGAGGCGACGAACAACTGGGACGACCCCGAGCGACTCGCCGCCATCAGCAAGGACATCGGGTCGGGCATGAAGGGCGAGGCCAACGCCGACCTGCCCGACGAAGAGAAGCTACAGGGCCGCGGGAACTGA
- a CDS encoding GAF domain-containing protein, with protein MQRNRDDRSDAPISALYIDDDRSLLDLTKDFLETQTDRIEVETTDSPRRGLSLLAEREFDAVVCDYQMPELDGLDVLETVRSERDSDIPFVIFTGRGRKEVAVEALNLGADRYIQKGGDPTSQYGVLAQAIEQEVEHHRTRRQLHRRDENLQIVLESIGDAVITTDVEGRVTRMNSVAEELTGWDENDAVGEPLPAVFEILSEDDREPEESPAQRVLEEGEVVGLANGTVLVRKDGSERFIADSAAPIEDESGAVNGVVIVFRDVTDEYRKRKRQRRQRQTIIDVSVDADVTGGNLEAGARTITEAAAETLGVDRVGVWLFEHDNTVLRNVDLYERSTDSHESGSELTASEYGDYFDALQANRAMAVTDAREDPRTAELAEPYLEPLGIGSMLDATVRSGGEVIGVVCHEHVGDAREWTDDERRFAGEIADQFRRLLSNCKQQERETALRGLHGIATDITTFETPEAVCERTIDVAETILDFDRCVINLEEDGMLPIATISEGVPPDGATPMSVDEGIVGKTYRSGESFRFADVREAEEANPQGPYRGALSIPIGDHGVFQTVSDQVDAFDEDDLELAELLVSHAERALDQLEKERELRQQNERLDEFTSVVSHDLRNPLNVAAGRLELARGECDSDHLDDVARAHDRMDSLIEDLLALAHEGQAAIETESVDFGAAVEAAWRTADAPEAALVNDAECSIGADESRLQQLLGNLFCNAVEHGGPSVTVRVGSSTDGFYVADDGPGIPAGRRDDALDMGFSTSEEGTGFGLSIVERIAESHGWDVTVTESESGGARIDVTGVTVSDERSSTE; from the coding sequence ATGCAACGGAACCGAGACGACCGGTCAGACGCGCCGATATCCGCCCTCTATATCGACGACGACCGGAGCCTCCTCGATCTCACCAAGGACTTTCTGGAGACCCAGACCGACCGCATCGAGGTCGAGACGACCGACTCCCCGCGGCGGGGGCTCTCGCTGCTCGCCGAGCGGGAGTTCGACGCGGTCGTCTGCGACTACCAGATGCCGGAACTCGACGGTCTCGACGTCCTCGAGACGGTGCGCTCGGAGCGCGACAGCGACATCCCGTTCGTCATCTTCACCGGGAGAGGCCGCAAGGAGGTGGCCGTGGAGGCGCTCAACCTCGGTGCCGACCGCTACATCCAGAAAGGGGGTGACCCGACCTCCCAGTACGGCGTACTCGCGCAGGCCATCGAACAGGAGGTCGAACACCACCGCACTCGACGTCAGCTCCACCGGCGCGACGAGAACCTCCAGATAGTCCTCGAATCCATCGGCGACGCCGTCATCACCACCGACGTCGAGGGGCGGGTCACCCGGATGAACTCGGTCGCGGAGGAACTCACCGGGTGGGACGAGAACGACGCGGTCGGCGAGCCGCTCCCCGCCGTCTTCGAAATCCTCAGCGAGGACGACCGCGAACCGGAGGAGAGCCCCGCCCAGCGGGTGCTCGAGGAAGGGGAGGTCGTCGGCCTCGCCAACGGGACGGTGCTCGTGCGGAAGGACGGCTCGGAGCGATTCATCGCCGACAGCGCGGCCCCCATCGAGGACGAGAGCGGGGCGGTCAACGGCGTGGTCATCGTCTTCCGGGACGTCACCGACGAGTACCGCAAGCGGAAGCGCCAGCGCCGACAGCGACAGACCATCATCGACGTGTCGGTCGACGCGGACGTGACGGGCGGGAACCTCGAAGCGGGCGCGCGGACGATAACCGAGGCGGCGGCCGAGACGCTCGGCGTCGACCGCGTCGGCGTCTGGCTGTTCGAGCACGACAACACGGTCCTCCGCAACGTCGACCTCTACGAGCGGTCGACGGACAGCCACGAGTCGGGGAGCGAACTCACCGCCAGCGAGTACGGCGACTACTTCGACGCACTGCAGGCGAACCGAGCCATGGCCGTGACCGACGCCCGCGAGGACCCCCGGACTGCCGAGCTCGCGGAGCCGTACCTCGAACCGCTGGGCATCGGCTCGATGCTCGACGCGACGGTCCGCTCCGGCGGCGAGGTCATCGGCGTCGTCTGTCACGAGCACGTCGGCGACGCCCGCGAGTGGACCGACGACGAGCGCCGGTTCGCCGGGGAGATCGCCGACCAGTTCCGACGCCTGCTCTCGAACTGCAAGCAGCAGGAGCGCGAAACCGCTCTCCGGGGACTCCACGGCATCGCCACGGACATCACGACGTTCGAAACTCCCGAGGCCGTCTGCGAGCGGACCATCGACGTGGCGGAGACGATTCTCGACTTCGACAGGTGCGTCATCAATCTCGAGGAAGACGGGATGCTCCCGATAGCCACGATATCGGAGGGCGTCCCGCCCGACGGCGCCACGCCGATGTCGGTCGACGAGGGCATCGTCGGCAAGACCTACCGGTCCGGCGAGTCGTTCCGCTTCGCCGACGTCCGAGAGGCCGAAGAGGCGAACCCGCAGGGACCGTACCGCGGGGCGCTCAGCATCCCCATCGGCGACCACGGCGTCTTCCAGACCGTCAGCGACCAGGTCGACGCCTTCGACGAGGACGACCTGGAACTCGCCGAACTGCTCGTCTCGCACGCGGAGCGGGCGCTCGACCAACTGGAGAAGGAGCGCGAACTCCGCCAGCAGAACGAGCGACTCGACGAGTTCACCAGCGTCGTCTCCCACGACCTGCGTAACCCCCTGAACGTGGCCGCGGGGCGACTCGAACTCGCCCGCGGGGAGTGCGACAGCGACCACCTCGACGACGTGGCCCGCGCTCACGACCGAATGGATTCGCTCATCGAGGATCTGCTCGCGCTGGCCCACGAGGGGCAAGCCGCGATAGAGACCGAATCGGTCGACTTCGGGGCGGCCGTCGAGGCGGCCTGGCGGACCGCCGACGCGCCGGAGGCGGCCCTCGTGAACGACGCGGAGTGCTCCATCGGCGCCGACGAGAGCCGACTCCAGCAGTTGCTCGGGAACCTCTTCTGCAACGCCGTGGAACACGGCGGTCCGAGCGTGACCGTCCGGGTCGGGAGCTCGACCGACGGGTTCTACGTCGCGGACGACGGGCCGGGCATCCCGGCCGGCCGGCGAGACGACGCGCTCGACATGGGGTTCTCCACGAGCGAGGAGGGCACGGGGTTCGGACTCTCGATAGTCGAGCGCATCGCCGAGTCCCACGGGTGGGACGTGACGGTCACTGAGAGCGAGTCGGGCGGCGCGCGCATCGACGTCACCGGCGTCACCGTCTCGGACGAGCGGAGTTCGACCGAGTAG
- a CDS encoding homoserine kinase produces MLTVRAPATSANLGSGFDVFGAALGHPADVVRVERASETTISVTGAGAEFVPTDPSENTAGVVARELDAPAHIRIDKGVRPSSGLGSSAASAAGAAVALNELYDRGLSDEELVRLAAEGEAVVSGEAHADNVAPSILGGFTIVTDDGITTMDADLPVVVCLPDIVVSTRDARGVVPETVGMDQLVETVGNASTLVAGMARDDPELVGRGLTDPVVTPARAELVDGYDAVTEAAREAGATGVTISGAGPGVLAVCRHRGQRRAVASAMVGAFADEGVDSFAYQTEIGRGAEIYRA; encoded by the coding sequence ATGCTCACGGTGCGGGCCCCGGCGACGAGCGCGAATCTCGGCAGTGGCTTCGACGTGTTCGGGGCGGCGCTCGGCCACCCCGCGGACGTGGTGCGGGTCGAGCGCGCCAGCGAGACGACGATTTCCGTGACCGGCGCGGGCGCGGAGTTCGTCCCGACAGACCCGTCGGAGAACACCGCCGGCGTAGTCGCGCGCGAACTCGACGCGCCTGCCCACATCCGAATCGACAAGGGCGTGCGTCCGTCGTCGGGGCTCGGTTCGTCGGCCGCGAGCGCCGCGGGCGCGGCCGTCGCGCTCAACGAACTCTACGACCGCGGCCTCTCGGACGAGGAACTGGTCCGACTCGCGGCCGAGGGCGAGGCGGTCGTCTCCGGGGAGGCCCACGCCGACAACGTCGCGCCCTCGATTCTGGGCGGGTTCACCATCGTCACCGACGACGGCATCACGACGATGGACGCCGACCTGCCGGTCGTGGTCTGCCTGCCCGACATCGTGGTCTCGACCCGCGACGCCCGCGGCGTCGTCCCAGAGACGGTCGGAATGGACCAACTGGTCGAGACGGTCGGCAACGCCTCGACGCTGGTCGCCGGGATGGCCCGGGACGACCCGGAACTGGTCGGCCGGGGCCTGACCGACCCGGTGGTGACGCCCGCCCGCGCCGAACTCGTGGACGGTTACGACGCCGTCACCGAGGCGGCCCGCGAGGCGGGCGCGACCGGCGTGACGATTTCGGGCGCCGGGCCGGGCGTCCTGGCGGTGTGTCGCCACCGCGGCCAGCGGCGAGCGGTCGCCTCGGCGATGGTCGGCGCGTTCGCCGACGAGGGCGTCGATTCGTTCGCTTACCAGACCGAAATCGGTCGCGGTGCGGAAATATATCGCGCGTAA
- a CDS encoding adenylate kinase: MDPHILILGAPGAGKGTQSDRIVSEFGVEHVTTGDALRANKEMDISHLDLEYDTPGEYMDQGELVPDAVVNEIVEKALSEADGYVLDGYPRNLEQAETLSEMTDLDAVLYLDVDEDVLVDRLTGRRVCEECGATYHVDFNPPEEEGVCDKCGGELYQREDDTEETARERIRVYEENTAPVVEFYDDEGRLVRIDGEQTPDEVWVDVKGAIESNA, from the coding sequence ATGGACCCGCACATTCTGATACTGGGCGCACCGGGCGCAGGCAAAGGGACTCAGAGCGACCGCATCGTCTCGGAGTTCGGCGTCGAACACGTCACGACGGGCGACGCGCTCCGGGCGAACAAGGAGATGGACATCAGCCACCTCGACCTCGAGTACGACACGCCGGGCGAGTACATGGACCAGGGCGAACTCGTCCCCGACGCCGTGGTCAACGAAATCGTCGAGAAGGCGCTCTCGGAGGCCGACGGCTACGTCCTCGACGGCTACCCGCGGAACCTCGAACAGGCCGAGACCCTCTCGGAGATGACCGACCTCGACGCGGTCCTCTACCTCGACGTCGACGAGGACGTGTTGGTCGACCGCCTGACCGGTCGGCGCGTCTGCGAGGAGTGCGGCGCGACCTACCACGTCGACTTCAACCCGCCCGAGGAGGAGGGCGTCTGTGACAAGTGCGGCGGCGAACTCTACCAGCGGGAGGACGACACCGAGGAGACCGCCCGCGAGCGCATCCGCGTCTACGAGGAGAACACCGCGCCCGTCGTGGAGTTCTACGACGACGAGGGCCGTCTGGTCCGCATCGACGGCGAGCAGACGCCCGACGAGGTCTGGGTCGACGTGAAGGGCGCAATAGAGTCGAACGCCTGA